A genomic segment from Thamnophis elegans isolate rThaEle1 chromosome 3, rThaEle1.pri, whole genome shotgun sequence encodes:
- the MKKS gene encoding McKusick-Kaufman/Bardet-Biedl syndromes putative chaperonin, protein MSRADVKKPSLCTTGPLTKEVISQAVSTFSKIMRSSYGPTGRLKQLHNGMGGYVRISSQSSVLLSSLCVTLPVLKLLVASLQNHLALFGDSGLFTAIFCCSLLEKYESLNMAPYPFIKISKHILSLCLDYLSSETCGCRIPVDFSSSKLLLSLVRSIISSKRACMLSRKEADHISILVLRAFLFTVPQNVDSSAVLGKCHYIPLKNKRVMDSTVYPGLLIEMPEMHLIPPFKRTPSGQIKVALFGMSMSGDLSHAGEGAIVIHHGISLEAEMLEQLLSVGREVITDGVGLVICQKVIHPTLKQYLKENNIVAVERVGIRMMEPLKKMTGSQPIPSLQLLSPACYGQLKDLQTQCFDSKWFLHLLPDQPVFCSLLLCNRNETAWDELKLACQTAERVLQLTVKDPWILLGGGCTETHVSSYIKHKSCSVTEGTLEDLGCSSEEFHLVTDCFCHSLESIARSLEHDSGDVLTDTHWGHSWSIPPKIPSNSDWSDFVQKCGCGLCNKQEGLNWKMLNCRSVSFLPQNCVHESSVTSADHLVLDCFAAKRNGLQVAVETAHLILDISHIIEDRN, encoded by the exons ATGTCTCGGGCTGATGTTAAAAAACCTTCCCTCTGCACCACTGGACCTTTAACTAAGGAGGTGATTAGCCAGGCTGTCTCCACGTTTAGTAAGATAATGAGGTCCTCCTATGGCCCCACAGGTAGGCTCAAACAATTACACAACGGCATGGGAGGATACGTTCGTATTTCATCACAATCTTCGGTTCTGCTGAGTAGTCTTTGTGTCACTCTTCCCGTCTTAAAGCTTCTGGTAGCCTCTCTGCAGAATCACCTTGCGCTCTTCGGGGACAGTGGCTTATTTACTGCAATTTTTTGCTGCAGCTTGCTTGAAAAATACGAAAGCCTGAATATGGCTCCGTACCCTTTCATTAAAATTAGCAAACATATTTTGAGCCTGTGCCTTGACTACCTTTCATCTGAAACCTGTGGTTGCCGAATACCGGTGGATTTCAGCAGTTCTAAGCTTCTCCTTAGCCTGGTGCGCAGTATTATATCGAGCAAACGTGCTTGCATGCTTAGCAGAAAGGAGGCCGATCACATCAGCATATTGGTGTTAAGAGCCTTTCTGTTTACAGTCCCCCAAAATGTGGATTCTAGTGCCGTGCTAGGAAAATGTCATTACAtacctttaaaaaataagagagtTATGGATTCTACTGTCTATCCTGGACTTTTAATTGAAATGCCAGAAATGCATCTGATTCCGCCTTTCAAAAGAACTCCTTCAGGTCAGATCAAAGTGGCTCTGTTTGGCATGTCTATGTCAGGAGATTTGTCTCATGCCGGAGAAGGAGCCATAGTTATCCATCATGGAATTTCTCTAGAAGCCGAAATGTTGGAGCAGTTACTCAGTGTAGGCAGGGAAGTAATAACTGATGGTGTCGGCCTTGTGATATGCCAGAAGGTCATCCACCCAACCTTGAAGCAGTATTTAAAGGAGAACAATATTGTTGCTGTCGAGAGAGTTGGAATAAGAATGATGGAGCCCCTGAAGAAAATGACAG GTTCTCAGCCAATACCTTCCTTACAATTGCTGTCTCCTGCTTGTTATGGCCAACTGAAGGACTTACAGACTCAATGTTTTGATTCAAAATGGTTCCTGCATCTACTTCCTGATCAGCCAGTTTTCTGCAGTTTGCTACTCTGCAATAGGAATGAAACAGCATGGGATGAACTAAAG CTTGCTTGTCAAACTGCAGAACGTGTTTTGCAGTTAACAGTCAAAGATCCATGGATTTTGCTGGGCGGAGGCTGTACCGAAACTCATGTGTCCTCCTACATAAAGCACAAG AGTTGTAGTGTAACAGAGGGCACCTTGGAAGATCTAGGTTGTTCTTCGGAGGAATTCCACTTAGTAACTGACTGTTTTTGCCACTCACTGGAGTCCATTGCTCGCTCTCTGGAGCATGACAGTGGTGACGTTCTCACTGATACCCATTGGGGTCATTCGTGGTCCATTCCACCTAAGATTCCTAGCAACTCGGATTGGTCAGATTTTGTTCAAAAGTGTGGGTGCGGCCTTTGCAACAAACAGGAAGGCCTCAACTGGAAGATGTTAAACTGTCgttctgtttctttccttccccaaaaTTGTGTTCACGAGTCCTCTGTAACATCTGCTGACCATCTTGTCCTGGATTGTTTTGCTGCAAAGCGGAATGGTTTGCAAGTTGCAGTTGAGACAGCCCATCTCATTTTAGACATATCACATATAATTGAAGATCGTAATTAG